DNA sequence from the Chthoniobacterales bacterium genome:
GTGGTGCGCAAAAAAAAAGGGGGGGGCAGGCGGCGGAGCCAAGTTTGACAGCTGGCAAACAATGACTACTTTTAAATAATTATGGTCATTTCCGTCACAGACTTCAAAACCCACTGTCTCCGTGTGCTCAGGGAGGTGGAGGAGAAGAACCAACCGGTCGAGGTTTCGCGGCAGGGGCGTGTGCGCTTTCGTATCGTTCCAGTCCGAAAACCGGAAACGCCGGCGTGGAAACGTCTGCGCCAGAGCGGCATTCTCACAGCACGCCCCGGCGAGTCGGTTTTGTCGGATTCAGACTTCGAGGCGAATCGATGAGCGTTCTGCTCGACTCGCATGTCTGGATCTGGTGGCTGACGGGCCAA
Encoded proteins:
- a CDS encoding type II toxin-antitoxin system Phd/YefM family antitoxin — translated: MVISVTDFKTHCLRVLREVEEKNQPVEVSRQGRVRFRIVPVRKPETPAWKRLRQSGILTARPGESVLSDSDFEANR